In Rosa chinensis cultivar Old Blush chromosome 1, RchiOBHm-V2, whole genome shotgun sequence, a genomic segment contains:
- the LOC112166336 gene encoding DNA-directed RNA polymerases II and IV subunit 5A, translating into MQMLKDRDYIISDWDINITLPQFKNKYGEKMKREDLTMNRKKRGHDSDQMYVFFPDEPKVGVKTIKNYIKRLVQEDTDKGIVEAELLVQKHARVAEYREVKNEVKKTMLERGEHKTVFARKVSTSLTEMLKMSRSLRLTKISTTHVITAILPKTPTEMSNV; encoded by the exons ATGCAAATGTTGAAAGATCGGGACTACATAATTTCAGATTGGGATATCAACATTACATTGCCACAGTTTAAGAACAAATatggagagaaaatgaaaagggAAGACCTTACTATGAATAGAAAGAAGCGAGGTCACGATTCTGATCAG ATGTATGTGTTTTTCCCTGACGAACCAAAAGTTGGGGTCAAGACAATCAAGAATTACATCAAACGGTTGGTTCAGGAGGATACGGACAAAGGCATCGTG GAGGCAGAATTGTTGGTTCAAAAGCATGCTCGGGTTGCAGAGTATCGGGAGGTTAAAAATGAGGTAAAGAAGACTATGCTGGAGAG GGGTGAGCATAAGACTGTCTTTGCTAGAAAAGTTTCAACAAGCTTGACTGAAATGCTCAAAATGTCACGAAGTTTGAGGCTTACTAAGATTAGTACAACACATGTCATAACTGCCATTTTACCTAAAACTCCAACAGAAATGAGTAATGTTTAA
- the LOC112197563 gene encoding putative disease resistance protein At1g50180, which translates to MAEAVVSIVIEGIKPLGDLIVREAKLLSGVGYQVELAQVELHLMSAFLKDADSRTGDDEVVRIWVKLIRDVAYDLEDVIESFALKVASRRRGGTMKIALKRFACVFNEGIDRHKIGSEIEDIMTTLSHLRSSLQSYNIRQSDPPQRVASFKFQKQRDLRRTYAHEIESHLVGLEESTDILVKELVREGKRHRVVSIWGMGGSGKTTLAKQVHLQNEVKRHFDGFAWVCISQQCIGRDVLEDILVKLTSPPEERRKQIAKMEKDEIAKTLCGIQTEKRCLVILDDIWTHEAWHSLKPGFPVNEETESRILLTTRKKEVALLASRNDFLHQPRPLDEKQSWELFQKIAISGSDSTICAKKTELGKKMLVHCSGLPLAIRMLAGLLSRRETDDEWETVLRNVNVYIMRGTNVLDRQNTGQDYGVLSVLALSYDDLPSHLKLCFLYLAQYPEDHEIPVKRLTQLWIAEGFITSTSEIQGSVEIMEDVSYGCLTELVERSMVQVVNYGLSGKVKTCRLHDLMQDLCLQKAKEENFLGVGNFSVGPVSNATLIGKVRRLALHLDENVKYEFSGKDGRDGHIRSLLYFAPKYFNRKWNKRIIRSIFNDFKLLRVLKFENIDREFELPKTIGNLVHLRFLSLKDSAFRALPSSVSNLVLLQTLDLRGCLLSYCFFWMTKIRYVFSNMEQLRHLYLPSQHSVSGKKLSFARLRNLQTLLNVSIEKCDLNDLVQLTNLKKLGIIASQPSHLKRLKNVLILRSITYEHLRSLTLTVYRGCDDLRRDIVLRCPHLYKLQLNGKITALPEELLGYPNLTKIKLRGTRLKGDQIEILEKLPNLRVLYLDVFSFESETMVFSQGGFPHLEFLTLHYLRDLKEWRVEKEAMPSLQRLRIKYCKELLAVPDGLQDITTLKELTIDRMPSRFCSRFGEGGEDFYKIKHVPSLIITNILHLDEEPEMEEAAGASRVVVTGPVSDSHQELTVDASPPAPPDEETEDIPS; encoded by the exons ATGGCTGAGGCTGTTGTGTCAATTGTTATTGAAGGAATCAAGCCCCTCGGAGACTTGATCGTTCGGGAGGCAAAATTGTTGAGTGGAGTGGGCTATCAAGTTGAGCTTGCACAAGTCGAGCTACACTTGATGAGTGCCTTCCTGAAAGATGCAGATTCAAGAACTGGAGACGATGAAGTGGTACGCATTTGGGTGAAACTGATCAGAGATGTTGCTTATGATTTGGAGGATGTTATTGAATCTTTTGCATTGAAAGTGGCTTCCAGGAGGAGAGGAGGTACCATGAAGATTGCTCTGAAAAGGTTTGCCTGCGTCTTCAATGAAGGAATTGATCGTCACAAGATTGGGTCAGAAATTGAGGATATTATGACCACACTTTCTCATTTGAGGTCAAGTTTGCAAAGTTATAATATAAGACAAAGTGATCCTCCTCAACGTGTCGCttctttcaagtttcaaaaGCAACGAGATCTGAGGCGAACCTACGctcatgaaattgaaagtcatcTTGTTGGGTTAGAGGAAAGCACAGACATATTGGTGAAGGAGCTAGTGAGAGAAGGAAAGCGCCACCGTGTTGTTTCTATTTGGGGGATGGGCGGCTCTGGAAAAACAACTCTTGCAAAACAGGTCCATCTTCAAAATGAAGTTAAGCGTCATTTTGATGGTTTTGCTTGGGTGTGTATATCTCAACAATGTATCGGAAGAGATGTGTTGGAAGATATTTTAGTCAAACTCACTTCCCCACCAGAAGAGCGAAGGAAACAGATAGCAAAGATGGAAAAAGATGAAATAGCAAAGACTCTCTGTGGAATCCAAACAGAAAAGAGATGTCTAGTGATCCTTGATGATATATGGACTCACGAGGCATGGCATTCTTTAAAACCTGGATTTCCGGTCAATGAGGAAACAGAGAGCCGGATATTACTCACCACTCGCAAGAAGGAAGTTGCCTTGCTTGCATCCAGAAATGATTTTCTCCACCAACCTCGACCTCTAGATGAAAAGCAAAGCTGGGAACTGTTTCAGAAAATAGCCATAAGTGGAAGCGACAGTACAA TTTGTGCAAAGAAGACAGAATTAGGAAAGAAGATGTTGGTACATTGCTCAGGTCTCCCATTAGCCATCAGAATGCTCGCTGGTCTTCTAAGTAGACGAGAGACAGATGATGAGTGGGAAACAGTACTTAGAAATGTTAATGTATACATAATGAGAGGCACAAATGTCCTTGATAGACAAAATACAGGTCAAGACTATGGTGTATTGAGTGTCTTGGCATTGAGTTATGATGATTTACCATCTCACTTAAAACTCTGCTTTCTATACTTGGCACAATATCCTGAGGATCATGAGATACCGGTAAAAAGATTGACTCAATTATGGATTGCAGAAGGGTTTATTACTTCAACATCAGAAATACAAGGTTCGGTGGAAATAATGGAAGATGTATCATATGGTTGCCTAACTGAACTGGTGGAAAGATCTATGGTTCAAGTTGTAAACTATGGTTTAAGTGGGAAGGTGAAAACTTGTCGTCTCCATGATCTTATGCAGGACTTGTGCTTGCAAAAGGCAAAAGAGGAGAACTTTCTCGGTGTTGGTAACTTTTCTGTTGGTCCGGTATCTAATGCAACACTGATTGGTAAGGTTCGAAGACTTGCCCTCCATTTGGACGAAAATGTTAAATATGAGTTCAGTGGTAAGGATGGAAGAGATGGCCATATCAGATCTCTATTATACTTTGCCCCAAAATACTTCAATCGAAAGTGGAACAAAAGAATAATACGATCAATATTCAATGACTTCAAATTGCTTAGAGTCTTGAAGTTTGAAAATATAGATAGAGAGTTTGAGTTACCAAAGACGATTGGGAATCTAGTCCACTTGAGGTTTCTGAGTCTGAAGGATAGTGCATTTCGTGCCTTGCCATCATCTGTATCTAATCTGGTACTTTTGCAGACTCTAGATCTGCGTGGTTGTCTTTTATCCTATTGTTTTTTTTGGATGACCAAAATCAGATATGTGTTTTCGAATATGGAGCAACTGAGGCATTTATATTTACCTTCTCAGCACTCTGTAAGTGGTAAGAAACTGTCATTTGCAAGGCTGCGCAATTTGCAGACGTTGCTCAATGTTTCAATCGAGAAATGTGATTTGAATGATCTTGTTCAGTTAACCAATCTCAAAAAACTAGGCATAATTGCATCACAGCCTAGTCACTTGAAAAGGTTGAAGAATGTGTTGATATTAAGAAGTATAACATATGAGCATCTTCGGTCGCTAACTTTGACCGTGTATCGTGGTTGTGATGATTTACGAAGAGATATTGTATTAAGGTGTCCCCATTTATACAAGCTGCAACTGAACGGGAAAATTACAGCATTACCAGAAGAGCTCCTGGGCTATCCAAATCTCACCAAGATAAAGCTGAGAGGAACAAGACTGAAGGGTGACCAGATTGAAATACTGGAGAAGCTGCCCAATTTAAGGGTGCTTTACCTCGATGTGTTTTCTTTCGAATCAGAAACAATGGTTTTCTCCCAAGGAGGCTTTCCTCATCTGGAATTTCTTACCCTTCATTACTTGCGTGATTTGAAGGAGTGGAGGGTGGAGAAAGAAGCCATGCCTAGTCTTCAGAGATTGCGCATTAAATATTGCAAAGAATTGCTGGCAGTTCCAGATGGGCTTCAGGATATTACTACCCTCAAGGAATTAACAATTGACCGGATGCCCAGTAGATTCTGCAGTAGGTTTGGGGAAGGAGGAGAGGATTTCTACAAAATCAAACATGTGCCTTCTCTTATAATCACAAATATTCTTCATTTGGACGAGGAGCCAGAAATGGAGGAAGCAGCAGGGGCGTCCCGAGTAGTAGTTACGGGTCCAGTCAGCGACTCTCATCAGGAATTAACTGTGGATG CTTCTCCTCCTGCTCCTCCTGATGAGGAAACAGAGGACATCCCCTCCTAA